Proteins found in one Prochlorothrix hollandica PCC 9006 = CALU 1027 genomic segment:
- the ribBA gene encoding bifunctional 3,4-dihydroxy-2-butanone-4-phosphate synthase/GTP cyclohydrolase II: MNRIPRPESPSATPEPYQFDSIAAALADIKGGKSIVVVDDENRENEGDLICAAQFATPDMINFMAVEARGLICLAMTGERLDQLEIPLMVNQNTDSNQTAFTVSIDASPQLGVTTGISADDRARTIQAVINPLTKPHDLRRPGHIFPLRARDGGVLKRAGHTEAAVDLARLAGLYPSGVICEIQNSDGSMARLPQLVNYARQFNLKIISIADLISYRLHHERFVIRETVANLPSEFGHFQIYAYHNLLDDSEHVAIVKGDPSRFPQEKVMVRVHSECLTGDSFGSLRCDCRMQLQAALKMIENHGSGVVVYLRQEGRGIGLVNKLKAYALQDLGLDTVEANERLGFPADLRNYGIGAQILNDLGVKQICLITNNPRKIAGLKGYGLEMVDRVPLLIESTLYNSQYLATKAEKMGHLLLKTYVATLAVQWRNPHLSLQGHYQNLERLRALAQEVGLLLQEETRPVATAVLGRDRQIVQLGFDQQQPTEPTWYQQPTHPHTIALLGFLDQVALWSEVQVLEFLVSPGTDSFTGLQVNLQRETLDAGQLPSSWGDRLATQHIYRVVLGELGTN; the protein is encoded by the coding sequence TTGAACAGAATCCCCAGACCAGAATCCCCCAGCGCAACCCCAGAACCCTATCAGTTCGATTCCATCGCCGCCGCCCTAGCCGACATTAAGGGGGGTAAGTCCATTGTGGTGGTGGATGATGAAAACCGGGAGAACGAAGGCGACCTCATTTGTGCGGCCCAGTTTGCCACCCCCGACATGATTAACTTTATGGCCGTGGAAGCGCGGGGGTTGATTTGTTTGGCCATGACGGGGGAGCGCCTCGATCAGCTCGAAATCCCCCTGATGGTGAACCAGAACACCGACAGTAATCAAACGGCTTTTACCGTCAGCATTGATGCTTCCCCCCAGTTGGGGGTGACCACGGGCATTTCCGCCGACGATCGCGCCCGCACCATCCAAGCCGTCATCAACCCCCTCACCAAACCCCATGACCTGCGCCGCCCCGGCCATATTTTTCCCCTCCGTGCCCGCGATGGGGGCGTGTTGAAGCGGGCAGGCCACACCGAAGCCGCCGTTGATTTGGCCCGTTTAGCGGGTCTCTATCCCTCCGGGGTCATTTGCGAAATCCAAAATTCCGATGGCTCCATGGCCCGCCTGCCCCAACTGGTGAACTACGCCCGCCAGTTCAACTTGAAAATCATCAGCATTGCTGACTTAATTAGCTATCGCCTCCACCATGAGCGGTTTGTCATTCGGGAGACCGTGGCCAACCTGCCCAGTGAATTTGGCCATTTTCAAATCTACGCCTATCACAATTTGTTGGATGACTCGGAACATGTGGCTATCGTCAAGGGGGATCCCAGCCGTTTTCCCCAGGAAAAAGTGATGGTGCGGGTGCATTCGGAGTGTTTGACGGGGGATTCCTTTGGCTCCCTGCGCTGTGACTGTCGGATGCAGTTGCAAGCTGCCTTAAAAATGATTGAGAACCATGGGTCTGGGGTAGTGGTTTATTTGCGCCAGGAGGGACGGGGCATTGGTTTAGTTAATAAGCTCAAAGCCTACGCTCTTCAAGATCTGGGATTAGACACGGTGGAAGCCAATGAACGGCTGGGTTTTCCCGCAGATCTGCGCAACTATGGCATTGGAGCGCAAATTCTCAATGACTTGGGGGTGAAACAGATTTGCTTGATCACCAATAATCCGCGAAAAATTGCTGGACTTAAGGGCTATGGCTTGGAAATGGTCGATCGCGTGCCCCTGCTCATTGAGTCCACCCTCTACAATTCCCAGTATCTAGCCACCAAAGCCGAAAAGATGGGCCATTTATTGCTGAAAACCTATGTGGCTACCTTGGCGGTGCAGTGGCGCAATCCCCATCTGTCGTTACAAGGCCATTATCAGAACTTGGAACGGTTGCGGGCTTTGGCTCAGGAGGTGGGGTTATTGTTGCAGGAGGAGACCCGACCTGTGGCCACTGCGGTGTTGGGCCGCGATCGCCAAATCGTCCAACTGGGGTTTGATCAACAGCAACCCACAGAACCCACCTGGTATCAACAACCCACCCATCCCCACACCATCGCCCTGTTGGGGTTTCTGGATCAGGTGGCTCTCTGGTCTGAGGTGCAGGTGCTGGAATTTCTGGTGTCTCCCGGCACCGATAGCTTCACGGGGTTGCAGGTGAATTTGCAGCGGGAAACCCTGGATGCAGGACAGTTGCCCTCTAGCTGGGGCGATCGCCTCGCGACTCAACATATTTACCGGGTGGTGTTGGGGGAATTGGGTACCAATTAA
- a CDS encoding DUF1825 family protein produces the protein MGFFDSEIVQQEARQLFEDYQALMGLGSSYGKFDREGKKLYIQQMEDIMDRYRVFMKRFELSEDFMAKMTVEQLKTQLGQFGVTPQQMFEQMHQTLERMRADIES, from the coding sequence ATGGGATTTTTTGATTCTGAAATTGTTCAGCAGGAAGCCCGACAGCTTTTTGAAGACTATCAAGCGCTGATGGGCCTGGGTAGTAGCTATGGCAAGTTCGATCGCGAAGGCAAAAAGCTCTACATCCAGCAAATGGAAGATATTATGGACCGCTATCGGGTGTTTATGAAGCGGTTTGAGTTGTCGGAAGACTTCATGGCTAAAATGACCGTGGAGCAACTGAAAACCCAACTGGGTCAGTTTGGTGTCACCCCCCAGCAGATGTTTGAGCAAATGCACCAAACCCTAGAACGGATGCGGGCAGACATCGAGTCCTAG
- the serS gene encoding serine--tRNA ligase, which translates to MLDLKQIRETPEVVQRQLALRGSGYDLQPLLHLDQQQRALETQRLQLQARSNEVGKAVGQAIQGGADAQGDAVRGLREEGNQIKQQLSALEPQERDLKTQIETRLLALPNLPDSTTPQGSSEEDNVEVRRWGDEHRRQEPGLLAHWDLGEALGIMNFERSARIAQSRFVTLLGAGAALERALINFMLAHHIAAGFTEVLPPFLVNSASLQASGQLPKFAEESFKCQEDDLWLTPTAEVPLTSFHRDEILALADLPLAYCAYTPCFRREAGSYGRDTRGLIRLHQFNKVEMYQFVHPDRSAETLEQLTQQAESVLQALQLPYRVLALCTGDMGFSATKTYDLEVWLPSAGKYREISSCSNCGDFQARRSNIRFKEPGKKGTQYVHTLNGSGLAIGRTMAAVLENYQQPDGTVRIPQVLQPFLGREVL; encoded by the coding sequence GTGCTTGACCTTAAGCAAATTCGGGAAACGCCGGAGGTCGTCCAACGTCAACTGGCGCTGCGGGGTTCCGGCTATGATCTCCAGCCCCTCCTCCACCTTGATCAACAACAGCGAGCCTTAGAAACCCAGCGTCTGCAACTCCAGGCCCGCAGCAACGAGGTGGGCAAGGCAGTGGGACAGGCCATCCAAGGGGGAGCCGATGCCCAGGGGGATGCGGTGCGAGGGTTGCGGGAAGAAGGCAACCAGATTAAGCAGCAATTGAGCGCATTGGAACCCCAGGAACGGGATTTGAAGACCCAAATCGAAACCCGGTTGCTGGCGTTGCCCAACCTGCCGGACTCCACCACGCCCCAGGGCAGCAGTGAAGAGGACAATGTGGAAGTGCGGCGCTGGGGGGATGAGCACCGGCGGCAAGAACCAGGACTCTTGGCCCACTGGGACCTGGGGGAAGCCCTGGGGATTATGAATTTTGAGCGATCGGCCCGCATTGCCCAAAGTCGCTTTGTCACCCTGCTGGGGGCGGGAGCGGCCTTGGAACGGGCGCTGATTAACTTCATGCTGGCCCACCACATTGCAGCGGGGTTTACCGAAGTCTTACCCCCCTTCCTCGTCAACAGTGCTTCCCTCCAGGCTTCGGGGCAGTTGCCTAAATTTGCTGAGGAAAGTTTTAAGTGCCAAGAGGATGACCTCTGGCTGACCCCCACCGCTGAGGTGCCCCTGACCAGCTTCCACCGGGACGAGATTTTGGCCTTGGCGGACTTGCCCCTGGCCTACTGTGCCTATACCCCCTGTTTTCGCCGGGAAGCGGGCAGCTATGGCCGGGATACCCGAGGGCTGATCCGCTTGCACCAGTTTAATAAGGTGGAAATGTATCAGTTTGTTCACCCCGATCGCTCCGCAGAAACCCTGGAACAACTGACCCAGCAGGCGGAGTCGGTGTTACAAGCCCTGCAACTGCCCTATCGGGTCTTGGCCCTCTGTACGGGTGATATGGGCTTTTCTGCGACGAAAACCTACGATCTAGAAGTCTGGTTGCCCTCCGCTGGCAAATATCGGGAAATTTCCAGTTGTTCCAACTGTGGGGACTTCCAAGCCCGCCGCAGTAATATTCGCTTTAAGGAACCGGGCAAAAAGGGCACCCAATATGTCCATACCCTCAACGGATCGGGCCTAGCCATTGGCCGCACCATGGCCGCTGTCTTGGAAAATTACCAGCAGCCCGATGGGACGGTGCGAATTCCCCAGGTTTTGCAGCCGTTCCTGGGTCGGGAGGTGCTGTAG
- a CDS encoding recombinase family protein translates to MADADPGPTPPPAAVPIDAPIDVPIDAPIVAYYRYGDPLLDGGKSWTLEEGWGEIIPRGENALPVRLYQDLAQADRRAGSKAPTAASPSGSPKASPGDRPQWQKFLADCQTLNLQVLQVAQLEDLGETLEEVAQRIQALDRLGITVLTLKEDEAAIGAEAGLEGAVPGTDPATDPATDPASHAVPGSLNPSPPGSLSKAETLYLLQDLQRQQRSRKIRKGHARNRIQALPPPGRAPYGYRRGKDRYALDRTTAPVVKEFFEQFILYGSLRGAVRHIAKKYNKQISVSTGQRWLTNPVYRGDLCYKNGEVVADTHLAILSREEAAQIDRLLRRNRQLAPRTASAPRSLAGLVSCGRCQSATTIVHTTIRGKTKDYLYLRPTACTGQPKCKAIAYEPLLQQIIDRICQDLPQAVAGLDPTGLNQAKAGLQGAIAAKEQVLTQLPALEEQGILDGETVALRRYRLWTELAALRSQLAQLPPVNLKELAQTVAIPQFWLDLSESERRFFFREFLQGIELLPQESGTWEPQLRFIF, encoded by the coding sequence ATGGCAGACGCGGATCCAGGACCAACGCCACCGCCCGCCGCTGTGCCGATCGATGCCCCGATCGATGTACCGATCGATGCCCCGATCGTGGCCTATTACCGCTATGGGGATCCCCTGTTGGATGGGGGAAAATCCTGGACCTTAGAGGAGGGCTGGGGGGAAATTATTCCCAGGGGGGAGAACGCCCTGCCGGTGCGCCTCTATCAGGATTTGGCCCAGGCCGATCGTCGGGCGGGATCGAAAGCCCCTACTGCTGCCTCCCCCTCCGGATCCCCGAAGGCTTCCCCCGGCGATCGCCCCCAATGGCAAAAATTCTTGGCGGACTGCCAAACCCTAAACCTGCAAGTGCTCCAGGTGGCCCAGTTGGAAGACTTGGGGGAGACCCTGGAGGAGGTGGCCCAACGGATCCAAGCACTGGATCGCCTGGGGATTACCGTGCTGACCTTGAAGGAGGACGAGGCTGCGATCGGGGCTGAAGCTGGCCTAGAGGGGGCAGTGCCGGGGACAGATCCAGCCACAGATCCAGCCACAGATCCAGCCTCCCATGCAGTCCCTGGCTCCCTGAACCCCAGCCCCCCTGGTTCCCTCTCCAAAGCAGAAACCCTGTACCTGTTGCAGGATCTTCAGCGCCAACAACGGAGCCGCAAAATCCGCAAAGGCCATGCCCGCAATCGCATCCAGGCGCTGCCTCCCCCAGGCCGTGCCCCCTATGGCTACCGGCGGGGCAAGGATCGCTATGCCCTCGATCGCACCACGGCCCCGGTGGTCAAGGAATTCTTTGAGCAATTTATTCTCTATGGATCCCTGCGGGGGGCTGTGCGCCACATTGCCAAGAAATATAACAAGCAAATTTCGGTGTCCACGGGGCAACGCTGGTTGACCAACCCGGTGTATCGGGGCGATCTTTGCTATAAAAATGGTGAGGTGGTGGCGGATACCCACCTGGCTATTTTGTCGCGGGAGGAAGCGGCCCAGATCGATCGCCTGCTGCGCCGCAACCGCCAACTGGCCCCCCGCACTGCCAGTGCCCCCCGTTCCTTGGCGGGGTTGGTGTCCTGTGGTCGCTGCCAATCCGCCACCACCATTGTTCACACCACGATCCGGGGTAAAACCAAGGACTATCTCTACCTGCGGCCCACTGCTTGCACGGGCCAGCCCAAATGCAAAGCCATTGCCTATGAACCCCTGTTGCAGCAGATTATCGATCGCATTTGCCAAGACTTACCCCAGGCGGTCGCCGGTCTCGATCCCACGGGGCTGAACCAGGCTAAGGCAGGGTTACAAGGGGCGATCGCCGCTAAGGAACAGGTCTTGACCCAGTTGCCCGCCTTGGAGGAGCAGGGGATTTTAGACGGGGAAACCGTGGCCCTCCGCCGCTACCGCCTTTGGACGGAACTGGCGGCTCTGCGCAGTCAACTGGCCCAGCTTCCCCCGGTTAACTTAAAAGAACTGGCCCAAACCGTCGCTATTCCCCAGTTTTGGTTAGATTTATCGGAATCAGAACGGCGCTTTTTTTTCCGGGAGTTTCTCCAGGGCATTGAACTCTTGCCCCAAGAATCGGGGACGTGGGAACCGCAATTACGATTTATTTTTTAA
- a CDS encoding 2-isopropylmalate synthase, translating into MSIPSQSDSSAADRIIIFDTTLRDGEQSPGASLNLDEKLTIARQLARLGVDIIEAGFPYASSGDFEAVQRIAETVGASLDGPTICGLARATRHDIKAAGDALKPAAKPRIHTFLASSDIHLQYKLKKTRAEVLEIAPEMVAYAKTFVDDVEFSPEDAGRSDPEFLYPLLEAVIAAGATTVNIPDTVGYTTPGEFGALIRGIKDNVSNIDQAIISVHGHNDLGLAVANFLEAVKNGARQLECTINGIGERAGNAALEELVMALHVRRQYFNPFLGRDPESEAPLTQIQTQEIYKTSRLVSNLTGMSVQPNKAIVGTNAFAHESGIHQDGMLKNKRTYEIMDAELIGLNTNRITLGKLSGRNAFRSRLMELGFELADEELNKAFARFKDVADKKREVTDWDLEAIVNDETQQAADLFQLKRVQVSCGSPACPTATITLQTPDGALLTDAATGTGPVDAVYRAINRMVKVPNELIEFSVKSVTEGIDAMGEVTIRLRHESRIFSGHAANTDIIVASAQAYVHALNRLYASVHSQTTFKAGQPAFSAEKVTGI; encoded by the coding sequence ATGAGTATCCCGTCCCAGTCCGATTCCTCCGCCGCCGATCGCATCATTATTTTTGACACAACCCTCCGTGATGGGGAGCAGTCCCCCGGTGCCAGCCTCAACCTGGACGAGAAACTGACGATCGCGCGGCAACTGGCTCGGCTAGGGGTGGATATCATCGAAGCGGGATTCCCCTACGCCAGTTCCGGTGATTTTGAAGCGGTGCAGCGCATCGCCGAAACCGTGGGTGCCAGCCTCGACGGACCCACCATCTGCGGCCTCGCCCGGGCCACCCGCCACGACATCAAGGCGGCAGGGGATGCCCTCAAACCCGCTGCAAAACCGCGCATCCACACCTTTTTGGCCTCTTCCGATATTCACCTGCAATATAAGCTCAAGAAGACTCGGGCCGAGGTGCTGGAAATCGCCCCGGAAATGGTGGCCTATGCCAAGACCTTTGTCGATGATGTGGAGTTTTCCCCGGAAGATGCGGGCCGCTCCGATCCGGAATTTCTTTACCCCCTGTTGGAGGCGGTGATCGCCGCTGGGGCCACCACCGTTAATATTCCCGACACCGTGGGCTACACCACTCCCGGTGAGTTTGGTGCCCTGATTCGGGGCATTAAGGACAATGTCAGCAACATTGACCAAGCCATTATTTCCGTCCATGGCCACAATGACCTGGGGTTGGCGGTGGCCAATTTCCTGGAGGCGGTCAAAAATGGGGCGCGGCAGTTGGAATGCACCATCAACGGCATTGGGGAACGGGCCGGCAATGCAGCCCTGGAAGAGTTGGTGATGGCCCTCCATGTGCGGCGACAGTATTTCAATCCCTTCCTCGGTCGTGACCCCGAGTCGGAAGCCCCCCTGACCCAGATTCAGACCCAGGAAATCTACAAAACCTCCCGTCTGGTGTCGAATCTCACCGGGATGTCGGTGCAGCCCAACAAGGCGATCGTCGGGACCAACGCCTTTGCCCATGAGTCGGGGATTCACCAGGATGGGATGCTGAAGAACAAGCGCACCTACGAGATCATGGATGCGGAGTTGATTGGTCTCAACACCAACCGCATCACCCTGGGCAAGCTGTCGGGGCGCAATGCCTTCCGGAGCCGCTTGATGGAACTGGGGTTTGAGTTGGCCGATGAGGAACTGAACAAAGCCTTTGCCCGTTTTAAGGATGTGGCCGATAAAAAGCGGGAGGTGACGGATTGGGATTTGGAGGCGATCGTCAACGACGAAACCCAACAGGCTGCTGATCTGTTCCAACTGAAGCGGGTGCAGGTGTCCTGCGGCAGTCCGGCCTGTCCCACCGCCACCATTACTCTCCAAACCCCCGATGGTGCCCTGTTGACCGATGCGGCCACGGGAACCGGACCGGTGGATGCGGTCTACCGCGCCATTAATCGCATGGTGAAGGTGCCCAATGAACTGATCGAGTTTTCCGTCAAGTCGGTGACGGAGGGCATTGATGCCATGGGGGAGGTGACCATTCGCCTGCGCCATGAGTCCCGGATTTTTTCCGGCCATGCTGCCAACACGGACATTATTGTGGCCTCCGCCCAAGCCTATGTCCATGCCCTCAATCGCCTCTATGCTTCGGTCCATAGCCAAACCACGTTTAAGGCTGGACAACCCGCCTTTAGTGCGGAAAAGGTGACTGGTATCTAA